The genomic region ACAGCAAAAACCACTAAAAATGCACCGGTAAATGTGGTAATCATACCCGCCATTGACATGCTCTCTCCCCCTTTCAACCTATTGGCTTTACAGATTGACCTCTTGCTTTTCCGTCTGCACCGCCGGTTTATTAACCGCATCCATGACAATGCCGGCAACGATCCCCCCGGTGATGCCGCCCAGAATGCAAAGCACCAGCGTCGGAACAGCGGCTGCAAACGGCGCGCCGTTGAATACGCCCATAGCCGTGCCGGCAATGGCAATGCCTAACCCTTGGTCAATCACCGCTGCTCCTTCCTTGTTGTGAATAACACCTGCCCAGTGGTTAATGCTCCAGGCCAGCGATATAATGGCAAACCCTGCCAGCCAGCCGCCAAACACACCGTACGTACCGGCAATTTTCCCCCAGACGTTAAATACCAGGATTCCCGCCATACAGGCTCCCAGTAACGATCCAAGCTGTCTCATGATCTCACCTCCTTCCCGTTGCAGCTATTTGTTTCTGCCTATATTAAATGCATATTTCGTGCCAACTGCCGCGACCCGAAAAAACCGGCTATAAAACCTGTTTTTCCTGAAGAACCTTCCGTTTAGTTACCATAAGAACTATCTTTCCCGGTATTTTTTCCCGGATGGCGGGGAATTTTTTCCGCTATTCCTAGGCAAATAAAAAACACCTGCAGCCAAGCCAGCTACAGGCGTTCCTTATAATAGCGTCCAGCGGTTAATCCAGTCCAACAGCCCATATTTGCGAGCTTTGGCGGCTACTGTTTTGTGAGTAATTCCCAGCGCCTTAGCGGCAGCGGAATAACTGCCGTAACGTTCCAGGGCCGCTCGGATGATGTCCTTTTCATACTTTTCCAGCGGAAAAATTTCTTCTTTGGTGATCGAACCGTAAAAGTGGGTCTCCTCCAGTTCGCAGCGCTTCTCCTGATGAAAGCACTGCGGTAAATCGCAGATATCAATATAGGCCTCATCGGTCAGTACGACAACCCGCTCAATGATATTCTTGAGTTCACGGACATTGCCCGGCCAGCCATACCGGACCAGCGCATCC from Propionispora vibrioides harbors:
- a CDS encoding Lin0368 family putative glycerol transporter subunit → MRQLGSLLGACMAGILVFNVWGKIAGTYGVFGGWLAGFAIISLAWSINHWAGVIHNKEGAAVIDQGLGIAIAGTAMGVFNGAPFAAAVPTLVLCILGGITGGIVAGIVMDAVNKPAVQTEKQEVNL